A genomic window from Mesorhizobium sp. 131-2-1 includes:
- a CDS encoding hydantoinase B/oxoprolinase family protein, with translation MFDRTNLQVLANHARAAAENMAHTLHRTAHSAFVKETQDFTVMLMDRSGATFAVPMDLGATWYPGLSYHRAIAMVDDYRPGDVAFTNDPYSGHVATHAPDTHLWKPVFVDGEIVAWTGGHIHNTDMGGAVPASLSRALTEIHQEGIRFPPMKLVREGVFDEAILRIMSTNVRKPDLNIGDIKALVGALNTGERKIQAMVRKFGKAGFIEGVSALLDHAEAQARDVLRSMPDGTWEFADYADEDSVEANPCRLKLTLTIRGDEAVLDFTGSDPQLGSSLNVPSGGDPRHTMLLVGVYYVLYTLNPKLLLNTGLTRPFTCIAPQGSVLNPVHPAAVGMRSLTCARLRSVIFGAFSQAVPERLPAAPAGNNCIVNVMTTDERTSRSVIAAVNPVVGGGGAMPHRDGTNGSGADAAYLKNTPIEITETETPVEFVKYGLARDSGGAGRWRGGLATEMAFRVFAPDSRITARNRDRSFFRPWGVLGGKAAGLSDMVVNPGTEHERRLGNIDTAVLQPGDVLDIRSAGGGGRGDPHEREPWRVAQDVRRGYVSPASAEQDYGVVIRDGEVDEQATARLRARQGPAVGHFHFGREREGYEAQWTPAAYDRLTAILRDLPIHWRFFAKTEIFRRMKGRSGPEGVQAAFDAVCERFPELPRPRPVREAAE, from the coding sequence ATGTTTGACCGGACAAACCTGCAGGTTCTGGCGAACCATGCCCGCGCGGCGGCCGAGAACATGGCCCACACGCTGCACCGAACCGCGCACTCCGCCTTCGTCAAGGAGACGCAGGATTTCACGGTGATGCTGATGGACCGATCAGGCGCGACCTTCGCCGTGCCGATGGACCTCGGCGCCACCTGGTATCCGGGGCTTTCGTATCACCGCGCGATCGCGATGGTCGACGACTACCGGCCGGGCGACGTTGCGTTCACCAACGATCCCTATTCCGGCCACGTCGCCACGCACGCGCCCGACACCCATCTGTGGAAGCCGGTCTTCGTCGATGGCGAGATCGTCGCCTGGACCGGAGGGCACATCCATAACACCGACATGGGCGGGGCGGTGCCGGCGTCGCTCAGTCGGGCGCTGACCGAAATCCATCAGGAGGGCATCCGCTTTCCGCCCATGAAGCTGGTCAGGGAGGGCGTCTTCGACGAGGCCATCCTGCGGATCATGAGCACCAATGTGCGCAAGCCCGATCTCAACATCGGCGACATCAAGGCACTGGTCGGCGCGCTCAACACCGGCGAGCGCAAGATCCAGGCGATGGTGAGGAAGTTCGGCAAAGCCGGTTTCATCGAAGGTGTTTCCGCGCTTCTCGACCATGCGGAGGCGCAGGCGCGCGACGTGCTGCGCTCCATGCCCGACGGGACGTGGGAATTCGCCGACTATGCCGACGAGGATTCGGTCGAGGCCAATCCGTGCCGACTGAAGCTGACGCTGACGATCAGGGGCGACGAGGCGGTGCTCGACTTCACCGGTTCCGATCCGCAGCTCGGCTCTTCACTCAATGTGCCTTCGGGCGGCGACCCGCGCCACACCATGCTGCTGGTGGGCGTCTACTACGTGCTCTACACGCTCAACCCGAAGCTCCTGCTCAACACGGGCCTCACCCGGCCGTTCACCTGCATCGCGCCCCAGGGTTCGGTGCTCAATCCGGTCCACCCTGCCGCAGTGGGCATGCGCTCACTCACCTGCGCCAGGCTGAGGTCGGTCATTTTCGGCGCCTTCTCGCAAGCGGTGCCGGAGCGCCTGCCAGCCGCACCCGCCGGCAACAATTGCATCGTCAACGTCATGACCACGGACGAGCGGACTAGCCGGAGCGTCATCGCGGCGGTGAATCCCGTGGTGGGCGGCGGCGGCGCGATGCCGCACCGCGACGGGACCAACGGATCGGGCGCCGATGCCGCCTATCTCAAGAACACGCCGATCGAGATCACCGAGACCGAGACCCCGGTCGAATTCGTGAAATACGGGCTCGCCAGGGACAGCGGCGGTGCGGGCCGCTGGCGCGGCGGGTTGGCGACCGAGATGGCCTTCCGCGTCTTCGCCCCCGATTCCAGGATCACGGCGCGCAACCGCGACCGCAGCTTCTTTCGTCCCTGGGGCGTGCTGGGCGGCAAGGCGGCCGGCCTGTCGGACATGGTCGTCAATCCGGGGACCGAGCACGAGCGGCGGCTGGGCAACATCGACACGGCGGTGCTGCAGCCTGGCGACGTGCTCGATATCCGCTCCGCTGGAGGCGGCGGGCGCGGCGATCCGCATGAACGCGAGCCCTGGCGCGTCGCGCAGGACGTGCGGCGCGGCTATGTCTCGCCGGCCTCGGCCGAGCAAGACTATGGCGTCGTCATCCGCGATGGCGAGGTCGACGAACAAGCGACGGCGCGGCTGCGCGCGCGCCAGGGGCCGGCCGTAGGCCATTTCCATTTCGGTCGGGAGCGCGAAGGCTACGAAGCGCAGTGGACGCCCGCGGCCTATGACCGGCTCACCGCCATACTGAGAGACTTGCCGATCCATTGGCGGTTCTTCGCCAAGACGGAGATCTTCCGCCGCATGAAGGGGCGCTCGGGACCGGAAGGCGTCCAGGCGGCTTTCGATGCGGTCTGCGAACGCTTCCCCGAACTGCCGCGTCCTCGCCCGGTGCGAGAGGCCGCGGAATGA
- a CDS encoding (2Fe-2S)-binding protein, translated as MITAGRIVRLAERDRAVVNFYLDGQMRTALAGDTVLTAMLASGHALRKCEFGPEPRAGFCLMGACQDCWVWQDEGPRMRACSALITEGVRLRTTPPENWP; from the coding sequence ATGATCACGGCTGGGCGCATCGTCCGGCTGGCCGAGCGCGACCGGGCAGTGGTGAATTTCTATCTCGACGGACAGATGCGCACTGCACTGGCGGGTGACACCGTGCTGACCGCCATGCTGGCTTCAGGACACGCCTTGCGAAAATGCGAATTCGGACCCGAGCCGCGCGCCGGCTTCTGCCTGATGGGCGCCTGCCAGGATTGCTGGGTGTGGCAGGACGAGGGACCGCGCATGCGGGCGTGCTCGGCACTTATCACCGAAGGCGTGCGGTTACGCACGACGCCGCCGGAGAACTGGCCGTGA
- a CDS encoding FAD/NAD(P)-dependent oxidoreductase yields MTETSSPRIVIVGAGPAGIRAAAALVEAGLHPVVIDEGQRAGGQIYRRPPAGFTRTPEQLYGSEAAKARALHALFDRLAEEGRLTHWAASSVIAAHEGRLHVLGEGGVEVIVYDRLILATGASDRVAPVPGWQSAGVYSLGAAQIALKAQGVALGRRIVLIGSGPLLTLVGAQLVKAGADVAAVLDTSPRAQQMRGLWLLAARPLVTLRGLALRATLGGRYHAGVTLERIEVDGRGVTAMSWRDAGGRRRLTPCDMVGMGWHLRAETHLADLAGCAFTYDEQWRQWLPKTDEMGRAGNGVYLAGDGVRLLGADGAEIAGRLAAAACLADLGVSAYSAGTDLRKLARLERFARGLATAFPWPEAMVRSLPDDAIVCRCENVTAGAVRESAGFGGEANRVKSLSRAGMGRCQGRYCQLAAVELVAAQADCTPGAVGRFRGQAPVRPAPIGAFLREG; encoded by the coding sequence GTGACCGAGACCTCATCGCCGCGGATTGTGATCGTGGGCGCCGGTCCGGCTGGCATAAGGGCCGCGGCGGCGCTGGTCGAGGCCGGGCTGCACCCGGTGGTGATCGACGAAGGGCAGCGCGCGGGCGGTCAGATCTATCGCCGCCCGCCGGCCGGGTTTACCCGCACGCCGGAGCAACTCTACGGCTCGGAAGCGGCAAAGGCGCGCGCGCTGCATGCGCTGTTCGACCGGCTGGCCGAAGAGGGTCGGCTTACCCATTGGGCGGCGAGCTCGGTCATCGCCGCGCATGAGGGTCGGCTGCACGTGCTGGGGGAGGGCGGCGTGGAGGTGATCGTCTACGACCGGCTGATCCTTGCTACCGGCGCATCCGACCGTGTCGCTCCGGTCCCGGGCTGGCAGAGCGCCGGCGTCTACAGTCTTGGCGCGGCGCAGATCGCGCTCAAAGCGCAGGGCGTGGCGCTCGGGCGGCGCATCGTGCTGATAGGGTCGGGGCCTTTGCTGACGCTGGTCGGCGCCCAGCTCGTCAAGGCTGGAGCGGATGTCGCGGCGGTGCTGGACACCTCGCCCCGGGCTCAGCAGATGCGGGGGCTCTGGCTGCTTGCCGCCCGGCCATTGGTCACGCTGCGCGGTCTGGCCCTGCGGGCAACGCTCGGTGGCCGCTACCATGCGGGCGTGACGCTCGAACGGATCGAGGTCGACGGCCGCGGCGTCACGGCGATGAGCTGGCGCGACGCCGGCGGAAGGCGGCGCCTCACCCCATGCGACATGGTCGGCATGGGCTGGCACCTGCGGGCGGAGACGCACCTGGCCGACCTTGCGGGATGCGCCTTCACCTATGACGAGCAGTGGCGGCAATGGCTGCCAAAGACCGACGAGATGGGTCGGGCCGGCAATGGTGTTTATCTCGCCGGCGACGGGGTTCGTCTTCTGGGAGCGGACGGCGCAGAGATTGCGGGGCGTCTCGCCGCGGCGGCATGCCTTGCCGATCTCGGAGTTTCGGCGTACTCAGCCGGTACCGATCTGCGCAAGCTCGCGCGGCTCGAGCGCTTCGCACGCGGTCTGGCCACCGCTTTTCCCTGGCCGGAGGCGATGGTGCGGTCACTTCCCGACGACGCGATCGTCTGCCGCTGCGAGAACGTGACTGCTGGGGCCGTGCGCGAGAGCGCGGGTTTCGGCGGCGAGGCCAATAGAGTGAAATCGCTGTCGCGCGCCGGCATGGGGCGCTGCCAGGGGCGCTACTGCCAGTTGGCTGCCGTCGAACTCGTCGCGGCGCAAGCCGACTGCACGCCCGGCGCCGTCGGCCGGTTCCGCGGCCAGGCTCCCGTTCGGCCGGCGCCTATCGGCGCTTTCCTGCGGGAAGGCTGA
- a CDS encoding NAD(P)/FAD-dependent oxidoreductase: MRAPLQQIETSGELPQSADAVVIGGGIVGVFTAYYLARRGMKVVLVEKGRIGAEQSSRNWGWCRQQNRDARELPMATRSLDLWDSFATETGEDTGFRRCGLLYLSNDDAELAGWARWRDFARTAGVTTHMLDSAEAGERGRATGRTWKGGVFSPTDGTADPSRAAPAVAGAILKLGGSVHQNCAARGIETEGGRLSGVVTESGTIRTKLAVLAGGAWASSFCRQFGFRFPQASIRSSILSVSPGAEGLPDALHTAQISATRRGDGGYTLAISGRGRVDVTPQQLRFSSQFLPMFLKRWRSLAPGGLQGMRSGHETLRHWRLDQPTPMERMRILDPVPDHATIQLTHARALELLPDLKKTKISAAWAGYIDSTPDGVPAIGEIHTVPGFFLAAGFSGHGFGIGPGAGHLVADLVTGSEPIVDPTSYDPRRFDASAWGKVADF; this comes from the coding sequence ATGCGCGCACCGCTGCAGCAAATCGAGACATCTGGCGAACTGCCGCAGTCCGCGGATGCGGTGGTGATCGGCGGCGGCATCGTCGGCGTCTTCACGGCCTACTATCTTGCCAGGCGCGGCATGAAGGTCGTGCTTGTCGAAAAGGGGCGCATCGGCGCCGAGCAGTCCTCCAGGAACTGGGGATGGTGCCGCCAGCAGAACCGCGACGCCCGCGAGTTGCCGATGGCAACACGAAGCCTCGATCTGTGGGACAGCTTTGCGACGGAGACCGGCGAGGACACCGGCTTTCGCCGCTGCGGCCTGCTCTACCTCAGCAATGACGATGCGGAACTGGCCGGCTGGGCGCGCTGGCGTGACTTCGCCAGAACGGCCGGCGTTACCACCCACATGCTCGACAGCGCCGAGGCCGGCGAGCGGGGCCGCGCCACGGGCCGGACCTGGAAGGGCGGCGTCTTCTCGCCGACCGACGGCACCGCCGATCCGTCGCGGGCCGCGCCCGCGGTCGCCGGCGCGATTCTGAAGCTCGGCGGCAGCGTGCACCAGAATTGCGCCGCGCGCGGCATCGAGACCGAGGGCGGCCGCTTGAGCGGCGTGGTCACCGAAAGCGGAACGATCCGGACGAAATTGGCGGTCCTGGCCGGCGGCGCCTGGGCCTCCTCCTTCTGCCGGCAGTTCGGTTTCCGCTTTCCTCAGGCGTCGATCCGCTCCTCGATCCTTTCGGTCTCGCCCGGCGCCGAGGGCCTGCCGGATGCGCTGCACACGGCGCAAATCTCGGCCACGCGTCGCGGCGACGGCGGCTACACGCTCGCCATCAGCGGACGCGGCCGCGTTGACGTGACGCCGCAGCAGCTGCGTTTCTCGTCGCAGTTCTTGCCCATGTTTCTCAAGCGGTGGCGCAGCCTCGCGCCCGGCGGGCTGCAGGGCATGCGGTCGGGCCACGAAACGCTCCGGCACTGGCGGCTCGACCAGCCGACGCCGATGGAGCGGATGCGCATCCTCGATCCGGTCCCGGATCACGCGACCATTCAGCTTACCCACGCCCGCGCGCTCGAACTCCTGCCCGACCTCAAAAAGACGAAGATCAGCGCGGCCTGGGCCGGCTATATCGACAGCACGCCGGACGGGGTGCCTGCCATCGGCGAGATTCATACAGTGCCGGGTTTCTTCCTGGCCGCCGGATTTTCGGGACACGGCTTTGGCATCGGACCCGGCGCCGGGCACCTCGTCGCCGATCTGGTGACTGGCTCCGAACCGATCGTCGATCCGACATCCTACGATCCGCGGCGCTTCGACGCTTCGGCCTGGGGGAAGGTCGCCGATTTCTAG
- a CDS encoding Lrp/AsnC family transcriptional regulator produces the protein MKLDRIDIKILHELQKNGRITNVELADLVHLSPSPCLMRVKKLQSEGYIEGYSAQVNIGKLGQTLTVFTEITLKNHRQVDFARFLAVVEKIDQVIECHLVSGGYDYLMKFVTAGIGEYQTIMERLTDMDIGIDKYFSFVVLKSPIVKAHMPLPSLFPM, from the coding sequence ATGAAACTGGATCGGATCGACATCAAGATTCTTCACGAATTGCAGAAGAATGGCCGCATCACCAATGTGGAGCTGGCCGATCTGGTGCATCTGTCACCAAGCCCGTGCCTGATGCGGGTCAAGAAGCTGCAGTCGGAAGGCTACATCGAAGGCTATTCCGCGCAGGTCAATATCGGCAAGCTCGGCCAGACGCTGACCGTGTTCACCGAGATCACCTTGAAGAACCATCGCCAGGTGGACTTCGCCCGCTTTCTCGCCGTCGTGGAGAAGATCGATCAGGTCATCGAATGCCACCTCGTATCGGGCGGCTACGACTATTTGATGAAATTCGTCACCGCCGGCATCGGCGAGTACCAGACGATCATGGAGCGACTGACCGACATGGATATCGGCATCGACAAATATTTCAGCTTCGTGGTGCTGAAGTCGCCCATCGTCAAGGCGCATATGCCGCTGCCCAGCCTTTTTCCAATGTGA
- a CDS encoding NAD(P)/FAD-dependent oxidoreductase, protein MHTMDTSAPRPFKATPYWWDDCAFSALPVVPLVPRCDVAIVGGGYAGLSAAIELARAGRSVQLFDRQPIGQAASSRNGGMASGSIRPSRKQLIRRFGQARADGILAEGKAARQDLAAFLEAEGVECDFFLSGLFDGAISDRECEDLSHHAELLHRSLGIEAFAVPRNEVSRYIGTDFYAGGFVRMDIGSLHPAKLLSGILRVARTTDAVIHENTRVLGTTQDAGGVRVATSRGDVSAKKLLVCTDAYTDGFDPWLRRRLVPVRSRIIATEPLGESVMGRLMPRKMMYGDTRQLSYYYRPSPDGSRILFGGRDGTTEGDPLAPTTHLCSELGRIFPELAGVGITHSWFGQVAMNRDMIPRMFSVGDTVYATGFCGSGVVWARWLGKKAAFKLLGQTEKAQSAFDFDPPPKAVPLYRGKPWFIPLVYSLYERRDKRAMRGKNESPKG, encoded by the coding sequence ATGCACACCATGGATACGAGCGCCCCGCGTCCGTTCAAGGCCACTCCGTACTGGTGGGACGATTGCGCATTCTCTGCTTTGCCGGTGGTGCCGCTGGTCCCCCGATGCGATGTCGCCATCGTCGGTGGCGGCTATGCGGGACTGTCGGCGGCCATCGAACTTGCGAGAGCCGGACGCAGCGTTCAGCTCTTCGACCGGCAGCCTATCGGGCAAGCCGCGTCCAGTCGAAACGGCGGCATGGCAAGCGGCAGCATAAGGCCAAGCCGCAAACAATTGATCCGCAGGTTTGGTCAAGCGCGGGCCGATGGCATACTGGCGGAAGGAAAGGCTGCGCGGCAGGATTTGGCAGCCTTTCTCGAAGCCGAGGGGGTGGAGTGCGACTTCTTCCTCTCGGGTCTCTTCGATGGAGCCATAAGCGATCGCGAATGCGAGGACCTTAGCCACCACGCCGAGTTGTTGCACCGTTCCCTCGGGATTGAGGCATTCGCGGTCCCCCGCAACGAGGTATCGCGGTATATCGGCACGGATTTCTACGCTGGCGGTTTCGTACGGATGGACATCGGAAGCCTTCATCCCGCCAAGCTGCTATCGGGCATATTGCGAGTTGCCAGGACAACCGATGCCGTCATTCACGAGAACACGAGGGTTCTCGGGACCACTCAGGATGCTGGTGGCGTGCGTGTCGCAACGTCACGCGGCGACGTGTCGGCGAAAAAGCTGTTGGTATGCACCGACGCCTACACGGATGGCTTCGATCCTTGGCTGCGCCGTCGCCTTGTGCCGGTGCGCAGCCGCATCATAGCGACTGAGCCCTTGGGCGAAAGCGTGATGGGTCGGCTGATGCCGAGGAAGATGATGTACGGCGACACGAGACAGCTCAGCTATTACTATCGCCCGTCGCCGGATGGCTCGCGCATTCTGTTCGGTGGACGCGACGGCACGACGGAGGGAGATCCGCTTGCGCCTACCACACATCTGTGCTCGGAACTCGGGCGTATATTTCCCGAACTGGCAGGCGTGGGCATAACGCATAGCTGGTTCGGCCAAGTCGCGATGAACCGGGATATGATCCCGCGAATGTTTTCGGTTGGCGATACGGTCTACGCCACTGGGTTCTGCGGTTCCGGTGTGGTTTGGGCGCGCTGGCTCGGCAAGAAGGCTGCGTTCAAGCTTCTTGGCCAGACCGAGAAGGCCCAGTCGGCTTTCGACTTCGATCCGCCGCCTAAGGCAGTGCCGTTATACCGCGGCAAGCCTTGGTTTATCCCATTGGTCTATTCGCTCTATGAGCGCAGGGACAAGCGCGCCATGCGCGGCAAGAATGAAAGTCCGAAAGGCTGA
- a CDS encoding cupin domain-containing protein, whose translation MSKLTFIDQDNLPEPRSGEPLPERRVEGDPRFLTWDIAQTSDGQVQAGVWEVTPGAYRSIKGGTFEVCYILSGVSELIEDGGEPRRIAAGDAFVMHPGFTGVWRVIETTRKLWVSRD comes from the coding sequence ATGTCCAAACTTACCTTTATCGATCAGGACAACCTTCCCGAACCGCGGAGTGGAGAACCGCTGCCGGAACGGCGCGTGGAAGGCGATCCCCGTTTCCTGACTTGGGATATCGCGCAAACCTCTGACGGCCAGGTGCAGGCCGGCGTATGGGAGGTCACGCCGGGCGCCTATCGCTCCATAAAAGGCGGAACCTTCGAAGTCTGCTACATCCTTTCGGGGGTTTCGGAACTCATCGAGGATGGGGGCGAGCCGCGTCGCATTGCGGCAGGCGACGCCTTCGTGATGCACCCTGGATTCACGGGCGTCTGGCGAGTGATCGAAACCACCCGGAAGCTCTGGGTCTCGCGCGATTGA
- a CDS encoding ABC transporter permease, translating to MDFSIVTYAVPFLLVGAKTTLQIAAFGVCLGLPFGILLATARISRVNTIRKCADFYCAVFRGTPMLVQIFVIYYGLAQISFLRQNPVLWWLIGDSLHAAILAVTLNTGAYTAEIFRTALLSLPRGLIEAAEACGMSRWVIFHRIKFPLALRQALPSYSTEVAVIVKESSLASTITVLEITGYAKRLMSETFAIMDIFVVTAVFYLTINVICLTALNAIERRLSFERHSAR from the coding sequence ATGGATTTCAGCATCGTCACATATGCCGTTCCATTCCTGCTGGTCGGAGCGAAGACGACCCTGCAGATTGCAGCTTTCGGGGTCTGCCTTGGATTGCCGTTCGGCATCCTGCTCGCAACAGCCCGGATATCCCGGGTCAACACCATTCGGAAATGTGCCGATTTCTACTGCGCGGTATTCAGGGGCACGCCGATGCTGGTGCAGATCTTCGTGATCTACTATGGCCTGGCACAGATCAGTTTCCTACGTCAGAACCCGGTTCTGTGGTGGCTGATCGGCGACAGTCTGCATGCTGCCATCCTTGCCGTCACCCTCAATACCGGCGCCTACACCGCGGAGATTTTCCGCACTGCCCTGCTTTCGCTGCCGCGCGGGCTGATCGAGGCGGCAGAAGCCTGCGGCATGTCTCGCTGGGTTATCTTCCACCGTATCAAATTTCCATTGGCGCTGCGGCAGGCCCTGCCTTCCTACAGCACCGAGGTCGCAGTCATCGTCAAGGAATCGAGCCTTGCTTCCACAATAACGGTGCTTGAAATAACCGGCTACGCGAAGCGGCTGATGAGCGAGACCTTCGCCATTATGGATATCTTCGTCGTCACCGCTGTCTTCTATCTAACTATCAACGTCATCTGTCTGACTGCTCTCAATGCCATCGAAAGGCGACTGTCCTTCGAGCGGCACTCCGCACGCTGA
- a CDS encoding ABC transporter permease subunit: MLHDIWVLMVEKGWLLALLRGAGITILIGCVGVVVGLAAAIPLAILRWRRVPAVSQLVDAYSIVIRGVPGLLVIYLLFFGSVDWVQNIATAFGYANSAENAYPFIVGIIAIAAISCAYSIEVIRGALQAVPVGLLEAARSLSLSQRVTFLRVTLPLALRLALGGINNVWQMTIKDTSLVSVVGMQELMRAAAVAAGITRSPLLFYCLAAAMFFAITAASQVLFGRAERHFNRGFSRD, translated from the coding sequence ATGTTGCACGATATCTGGGTTCTGATGGTCGAAAAGGGTTGGCTCCTTGCGCTACTGCGCGGGGCCGGCATTACGATTTTGATCGGCTGCGTCGGTGTGGTCGTAGGGCTAGCAGCGGCAATACCGCTTGCCATCCTTCGTTGGCGCCGTGTCCCTGCGGTATCACAGCTCGTAGACGCCTACAGCATCGTCATCCGCGGCGTCCCTGGGCTCCTCGTCATCTATCTTCTGTTCTTCGGCTCAGTCGATTGGGTGCAGAATATTGCTACCGCGTTCGGCTACGCGAACAGTGCCGAAAACGCCTATCCGTTCATAGTCGGAATCATTGCGATCGCCGCCATCTCATGCGCCTATTCGATAGAAGTCATTCGGGGGGCATTGCAGGCCGTTCCTGTCGGTCTCCTGGAGGCAGCTCGATCGCTGTCGCTGTCGCAACGCGTGACCTTCCTCCGCGTCACCCTGCCTCTTGCCCTCAGGCTGGCTCTGGGTGGGATCAACAACGTATGGCAGATGACAATCAAGGACACGTCGCTCGTATCCGTCGTCGGCATGCAGGAATTGATGCGTGCCGCTGCGGTCGCGGCCGGGATCACCCGCTCGCCGCTTCTGTTCTATTGCCTGGCGGCGGCGATGTTCTTCGCCATCACGGCGGCGAGCCAAGTTCTGTTCGGCCGCGCCGAAAGACATTTCAATCGCGGCTTCAGCAGGGACTAG
- a CDS encoding transporter substrate-binding domain-containing protein, with product MGTEGDAPQFSMADASGNVTGFDADIANGICAELKVKCKFVVQTFSSLVPSMDSDRFDVIISGLGITNERMKKIDYSIPYATTPQYFVVPKDSPLVGLKSLTEIEMALAGKTIGVVNGTTYAQFIKKHVPTADLKTYDATTQQNSDLAAGRLDAAFGDSPTWVDFLGSPDGANFARIDIKVTGADDHEALGYGMGVGLRKGNSVLKAKLDDALCDMISSGKVKAASENWFKDDYTVACNK from the coding sequence GTGGGCACCGAAGGCGATGCTCCTCAGTTCAGCATGGCCGACGCCAGTGGCAACGTCACCGGCTTCGACGCCGACATTGCCAACGGCATTTGCGCCGAGCTCAAAGTCAAATGCAAGTTCGTGGTGCAGACCTTCAGTTCGTTGGTTCCGTCGATGGACAGCGATCGCTTCGACGTCATCATCTCAGGTCTCGGCATCACCAACGAGAGAATGAAGAAGATCGACTACTCCATCCCCTATGCGACCACACCTCAGTATTTCGTAGTTCCCAAGGATTCTCCGCTCGTGGGGCTGAAGAGCCTTACAGAAATCGAGATGGCGCTGGCCGGCAAGACCATAGGCGTCGTCAATGGCACCACATACGCCCAGTTCATCAAGAAACATGTTCCGACAGCGGACCTGAAAACCTACGACGCCACGACCCAGCAGAATTCGGATCTCGCGGCAGGTCGGCTCGACGCTGCCTTCGGCGATTCCCCGACATGGGTCGACTTCCTCGGTTCGCCGGACGGCGCCAACTTTGCCCGCATCGACATCAAGGTTACTGGAGCGGACGACCACGAAGCGCTGGGCTATGGAATGGGCGTCGGCCTGCGCAAAGGAAATAGCGTACTCAAGGCCAAGCTGGACGACGCTCTCTGCGACATGATCAGCAGCGGCAAGGTGAAGGCTGCCTCGGAAAACTGGTTCAAGGACGACTACACCGTCGCGTGCAACAAATAG
- a CDS encoding amino acid ABC transporter ATP-binding protein yields the protein MAPVLKVHELRKAFGAVSVLNGVSFQLRQGEVISLIGSSGSGKSTALRCINFLDTPSSGEIAVMGDAISVLPNDRRETKLINAAKIRTFRRRIGMVFQSFNLWPHRTVLENVTEALIYVLKKRKRDADEIALSALSKVGMADFSHRYPGQLSGGQQQRVAIARALAMQPKLMLFDEPTSALDPELVSEVLKVIRTLADEGATILLVTHEMRFAREVSNRMIFLHKGAIEQDAGPEESFRNPATQAVKQFLSSVISTAA from the coding sequence ATGGCTCCCGTTCTGAAAGTTCACGAACTGCGCAAGGCATTCGGCGCAGTGAGCGTTCTCAACGGAGTGAGCTTCCAGCTGCGGCAGGGAGAGGTCATTTCGCTCATTGGTTCTTCCGGCTCGGGAAAAAGCACGGCCCTGCGATGCATCAACTTTCTGGATACCCCCAGTTCGGGTGAAATCGCGGTGATGGGCGATGCGATTTCCGTATTGCCGAACGATCGTCGCGAGACAAAACTCATCAACGCCGCCAAAATCAGAACTTTCCGACGCCGCATCGGAATGGTGTTTCAGAGCTTCAACCTTTGGCCCCATCGAACAGTGCTTGAGAACGTGACCGAGGCGCTGATCTACGTGCTGAAGAAACGCAAGCGCGACGCGGATGAAATCGCGCTTTCCGCTCTATCCAAGGTAGGCATGGCCGACTTTAGCCATCGGTATCCAGGCCAGCTGTCGGGCGGCCAGCAGCAGCGCGTTGCAATCGCGCGGGCCTTGGCGATGCAGCCCAAGCTGATGCTTTTCGATGAACCGACCTCCGCGCTCGATCCTGAGTTGGTCAGCGAGGTCTTGAAGGTCATCAGAACGCTTGCCGATGAGGGAGCGACCATCCTCCTCGTCACGCACGAGATGAGGTTCGCACGGGAGGTGTCGAACCGAATGATATTCCTGCACAAAGGTGCCATTGAGCAGGATGCCGGGCCGGAAGAATCGTTTCGAAATCCCGCAACCCAAGCGGTGAAGCAGTTCCTATCCAGCGTCATTTCAACCGCCGCTTGA
- a CDS encoding Lrp/AsnC family transcriptional regulator translates to MKLDRLDSRLLSILQANNRHGTEELGQMVGLSATAVQRRLKRLREGGAIEADISIVKPKTVGRPIAMLVLVSLERERADIVDRFKQSIRQTPEVMNGYYVTGEADFVLIITSRSMEDYEAFTRRFFYENHDIKGFKTMVVMDRVKVGFSMPIDIEHFLD, encoded by the coding sequence ATGAAGCTTGATCGACTAGACTCTCGCTTGCTTAGTATTCTGCAGGCCAACAATCGCCACGGCACCGAAGAGCTTGGCCAAATGGTCGGCCTGTCGGCAACGGCGGTCCAGCGTCGTCTCAAACGGCTTCGGGAAGGGGGAGCAATCGAAGCTGACATTTCGATCGTGAAACCCAAGACTGTCGGCCGGCCAATCGCGATGCTCGTGCTGGTTTCTCTCGAACGCGAAAGGGCTGACATCGTCGACCGCTTCAAACAATCGATCCGCCAGACTCCGGAAGTGATGAACGGCTACTACGTTACAGGAGAAGCAGACTTCGTTCTCATTATCACATCCCGAAGCATGGAAGATTATGAAGCTTTTACTCGGAGATTTTTCTACGAAAATCACGACATCAAGGGGTTCAAGACAATGGTTGTCATGGATCGAGTGAAGGTTGGGTTTTCCATGCCAATCGATATCGAGCATTTTCTTGATTGA